Genomic window (Paraburkholderia phenazinium):
GCCACTTCGTGCTGATTGCCGCGATCACGGTGCTGCCGTGCATCGCCGTCTGGCTGCTGGTGTTCTTCTCGCTGCGCCAGCTCGAGACCGAGCGTCTCGCCTGGGAGCGCTGGCAGGGCGAAGTGGCGATGCGTCTGTCCGCGGAGGCGTCGACCCGTCAGTTGCAGCGCATGGGCGCGCTCGGCAATCTGGTCGCCAATATCGCGCACGACTTCAACAATCTGCTGATGGTCGTCTCGGCCAACATGCAACTGGCCCGTCACAAGCACTTCAATCACGTCGAGCCCGAGGTCATGGCGGTGGAGCGCGCCACCGCCACCGCGGAAGCGTTGACGCGGCGCCTGTTGAGCGTGGCGAGGAAACAGCCGCTCAAGCAGGAGCCGATCGATCTGGCGAAGTGGCTGCCCGGTGCGGGCACCTTGATCGACGCGGCGGTGGGCGACAAGGTGCAGGTCAGCGTCAGCGTCGTGGTGGATAGCTGGCGCGTGCTGGCCGATCCCACGGAACTCGAATTCGCTCTCATGAACCTCGCGGTCAACGCGCGCGATGCCATGCCGCGCGGCGGCCGCTTCGTGATTCGTTGCCAGAACACCCGGCTGGTATCGAGCGACACGCTATTGCCGGACGGCGAATACGTGCTGATCTCCTGTTCCGATGACGGCGAGGGCATGTCCGAAGCGGTGGCGCGCCGCGCCTTCGAGCCGCTTTTCACGACCAAGCTGCAGGGCTCGGGCACCGGCCTCGGGCTCGCCCAGGTGCTTGCCCTGTGCGAGCAGTCGGGCGGCACCGCGAAGATCGACAGCGTGCCGGGCAGCGGCACGACCGTGCGCCTGTATTTGCCGCGCTACCGCGAGGCGAGGGCGGTGGCGGGCGTGGTCGACGAAGCGGCGCTCGACGCGCGCTCGGCCTCGCAGGGCATGGTGCTGCTGGTGGAAGACAACGAGGACGTCGCCGCCGGCATCGCGGCGGTGCTGGAGACTTTCGGCTGCGAGGTGCATCACGAGGCCACCGCCGACCGCGCGCTCGATGTGTTGAGCGCCGGCGAGACCTTCGAACTGGTGCTGTCCGACGTGCA
Coding sequences:
- a CDS encoding hybrid sensor histidine kinase/response regulator, whose translation is MQHAERAVVDLPLPLRNFAATRRILLVVLAASILFPLACLVGYGYLDYQRRIADSDDMIDRLARVTDEQAVKVLDLNQQISARILELLGGDDDAAIRAHEAELHQRLRVIGGDFPQVAAIAVFGADGKLLVNSRAYPVPAISNATRDDFVRAKAIRPEAYFSLPMYGPVSQTDVFNTTLGRSAADGRFLGVVSIALRSDYFSRFYADLTGGDPSLALGLYRQDGQLLVRYPGWPPGTEPLAHTPFTNALRDKELFGHVRMTSSVDGVERLLAFRRIGDYPLYVMSAYATNAIFQQWWRHFVLIAAITVLPCIAVWLLVFFSLRQLETERLAWERWQGEVAMRLSAEASTRQLQRMGALGNLVANIAHDFNNLLMVVSANMQLARHKHFNHVEPEVMAVERATATAEALTRRLLSVARKQPLKQEPIDLAKWLPGAGTLIDAAVGDKVQVSVSVVVDSWRVLADPTELEFALMNLAVNARDAMPRGGRFVIRCQNTRLVSSDTLLPDGEYVLISCSDDGEGMSEAVARRAFEPLFTTKLQGSGTGLGLAQVLALCEQSGGTAKIDSVPGSGTTVRLYLPRYREARAVAGVVDEAALDARSASQGMVLLVEDNEDVAAGIAAVLETFGCEVHHEATADRALDVLSAGETFELVLSDVQMPGKLSGVDLAERVRLSWPKQKIVLMTGYADELERARHIGVAILAKPFNIDELHALVSCE